cagccgagggcgacgcgcctggcAGCAGTGTGTCTACCTGTCGGGAGGTGCTATCAGCGTTGATAACGGCCGACCATCGCTCGCCAGGCAAGCCTAATGCCGGTATCCCTCGAGTCGCGGGCTTTGGTTCTTCTACCGCTGCTGCCGGATCTGagctgtcgcctcgctgagCGGCAACGCCAGCCGGTCGTAGGGGTGCTAGTGGTGACGTCCGCAGAATCCTTGAGGTGGTTGTGCAGGCGCCGGTGTCTGTTCCATGCGCTTGCAATTCTTGCCAGTCCGTCTCGTCCAACACTTTCCCGCAACTTCCACTGCGGAGAGCCGATAAGCCCACGTATGTCCTATGTGTTGTGTtaggctgcgcctcctcctcatcTTCCCGGGTAGCGTCATGGCTCTCGGGCTGCAGGCGTTGTGCAGCGAATTCGCCCGGCACGCTCCCGGTGCTTTTGCTGGTGCCTTGGCTTCCGTTTCTGTGCCCAGCAGGACGCACCAGTAGCCGCCAGCACACTGGCTCTCCAGCGCTGGTGACGGCTCGATCGAGCTGTGCATCCCTTCGAGGCGATGCGAACAAGCAATGAGTTATACAACTCGAATCGGGACCCAGCGAGACATCGCCGGTAGCAGGCAGACGCTGGCACGTCTCGTTGGGGATGCTGCACGCGCTCTCTGTGGCTGCTGGTGTAGGCGAGATGTCGAGACCACTGTGCGGGAGCCCCCGACACTCATCCAGCTCACTGTAAGAGTTCGCGAAAGCGTCAGACGAACCGCCGTAGacacgcggcgaggaggcaccCGTTCGCTGCGTCTTCAGCTCGTCCCCGGTGCTCTTCGGTTCCACCACCATGGAACCTGCGGTTGCTGCGGCCAGACGCGCCACGTTGGGATGTGGAAGAATCTGAACCCAAGCACACGACAGAAGTGAAACGTATACGTTCGACAGAACGCGTGACACAGGGGAAAGAACACATGTGAAGGTCATGACAGAAAAACGAAAGCGAGGAAACCTGAAGGGTGACGTAGCATAAGGTGGTGGCGAACAGGACGATCCACTAAGTCATAACCACGCATTCCAGGAGTCTTTCCCCGGGCTTGGGAGCTTGAGATGGCATCGTGTGAATCTGCTATGCGTAGGCCGATAGTCGTGTGAAGCGCACGCCCGCGTGCGAGCATaggcgctgctggctgtTGGCTGCACGCAGACTTCAGCGGCACTTCAAAGCTTTGGTAGAGGATCCAGGACGAAACACAACACGATGCTTTGTGGATAGCCACACAGCATCGCGGTGGGGTGCAgtagatatatatggatCGGGCGTGTGCTGGTGTCATGTAGATCTAAACGAATGATGGCGGAGCTTGCTAGGCCTGTAGCCTGCATGGTCTTATAAGTTTTCTTGCTTGCATACCAGCAGGGGGATGCTCGAATGATTTCTGACGCAGACCATGGAGGACAGGTGAAGGTGAAAAGTCTGCAGGTGGGAAACGAAAACCGTCCTAGCAAGGAGTCGAACGCGGGCCGTCACCTCCGGTGGCTTGAGGCTCTCAGTCGTTGCAGATGGCAGACTTGGGGCTCGCCCGGATAACCCCCCACTCGTAGCTCTTCTTCCATACGTCAGACGATTCAGCAAGCGATTATTTCTGTCCGAGTCTGAGCGCCGCCCACTTCCTTGCTCATCTCTCAATAATGTGTGCCGCAACGCGTGCCGGTTCGGTAAACCAGACTGATGGTTCCACTCCACTGTATCATGGGAGAATGGAatcgcctcgtcctcgtcgaggaACCTGTCGCCACCAGACCCTAAGGGTCCGTGACGTAACAGTGGCCTCATGGAGACGTCATCATGCCATGCCTTTCCCtcccgctgctgctctccaCAGAGTCCGTCGCTTTCCCCGCTGCCATCGGCGTGGCGCCTCATCTGTGGGAGGGAGATGGGAAGGTGCCTAACATCAACATGCGACGAGTTTAGCACGAAGTCACCAATCTCGAAGGTCAGCCCTAGCAGCTCCATACGGATGGCGATTGGTAGAATGCGAGCGTCCTCATCTTGTGGCAGAATGAGACTCTGTCCAGCGGGAACGCGCCTCCAGTCAACGGCCCACGCTCCGCGTGGGTCTTGCATAGCGCTGGCACTCCGCTCTAAGCTTCGCAGAGTCCCACTGCGTTgcacagacgacgcggacgacgaggtgTGAGCAGGTTCTGTCTCGCGTGacgcctcctgtctcttgCCGTTTGGTACGACCCCTTCTCCATCCACATCCAGCCGTTCAGTGGCGCGACGCTTCAAAACGCCATCGGCTGGAGGTATTGCATTGTCTCTACGGCTGCGACGAAGCGGATCACGCTTCGCGCCGTCCACTCCAGGTCCCGAAGCAGGGGACTGGGCAGTGACGGTCTGCGTATCGCCTTGAAGACACTCTGCTCCTGTCACCTCGTTCGCCATGTGAGGTGAGTGACGAGAATCAAGAGAGGAACTTGGCGGGTCTTTGTCTTCCTCCGAGAGGTCACTGAGGCCGCCGTCAACATCGGGCCGTTCACGTGGATGCCTGAAACGTTTTTCCTCGTCTGTGATGTCTCCTCGTGGCCGCTCGCGATCCTCATATGGAACTTCTCGGCGTTCGCCAGCGGTCTtgtcctcttctttctctcccctACGCCGGCGGTTGCCCTCGCTCGGCTCGCTTCCTGTCATGCCTGTGGGTCTCTGCGCCAGCCCCGCGGGCGACTGCGACGCGTGGAGCGCCAAAGCGTCCGTGTGAAGCTGACTCGATAGGCCCGTCGAAGGCCGTGATCGACTTCCTAGAGAAAGGGATATCAGGAATGACGAGCTAGACGTTGTCTGCATGGTTTTAGAGGACAACGCACTCGATGATGTGTCATtccagccgctgcgccgctctctttGTTGGGGCAGCATGTATTCACCGCGGTTGTAAAATCGGTGGCCTCCGAGTTCATGGCTCTCTCGGAGTGCCTTGAATTCGGGTTCTCTGGCTGCTGTGAGCAACCTGTCGCCACAGGCCGTCCAAGTGAAGACGCGCACCAGCAGAGGCTGCCCCGTCAGGTTCCACAGCCTTGGGACGGCGTCATCGATCGTCGCAATATCCTCGCAGCCGAGGAAAGCATTTGCCGCGGGGGGCTGTCTCTCGGTGCATCCGCCTGACGGTACAACTCcggcggcgtgtgcgtttGCTGAATTTCTTCGATATCCGGACGGATGTCTGACTCTCCTATCTTGAGATTCCCCGACGGGTCTTGTGCGAGACGCCCCAACGCGCGTATGTTCTTCTCTTCGCATGATTCCGCATGCTCCCTCACGTGTCCATCCTTGTTTGCGGCGTGCCAGCCCCCGATCCTGGGACCAACGGCTTCAcgtcctctttctccctccATGCTCTGGAGCAGAGGATCACGCCAGGAACGAAGGCGCCCATCCTGTACATCAATCCCGGCAGAAGACAGCAGTGagggacgcgccgccgcaccgccgAGAGACCGAAAGAAAGCTTGAAGCAGAACTTTCCGTACTATGAAAGGAGTGCACCCTCGCGATGCATGCAGTGGGATTGAGGCAGAAtcgacggcggcagccatGAGCGACAAAGCGCAAGGCTTCGAGGACGGAGCAGAAGATATTAGACGGGTACAACGATGCTTTGCCTCGCCCTCCATCTGAACACCACTGTTGTCACCGTCATGCGCGTTTGGAGAGACTACGCAGCTATGGTAGCGCCGGCAGAGGGCAGATTTCAAACGCTTCCGCCCATCGTCGACTGCATCTGCTGTTTCGACGAACGCGTCCATAACTAGAGGTGCAACGGTGACGTTGAGCCACGAAAAGCGCGTCAGGAAGCGGACTTCTGCATCTGCTGAGTCCTCTTTGCTGTCGCCATCCCGCTGCGCACGTCGCTGTCCAGCCGCACTGGATTTCGGCGGTGTCGGTCGGCGCCCCATTGTCTCCATaacgagccgcggcgctcggctaGGAACCGAGAGGAACGTTGGGCGCTTGTCTATCTGGACTGTTTTCGCCTTGCCCTCTTCTGCATTGGCTTCATCTTCGTGGGCGCCCGCCTCATCCGCGGTTCGACTGGAGCCATTGGGGGGCTTGCGTTTGCCCTGGAAGGCTGCCAAATGCCAGCCAAACTTGTCCACGTTCCGGCTATCTCGTCGACCAGATAGCGGCACTTCCCCTGTGTGATTCCTTGGGTCGCTTGGAAACCTTGCTCTGCATGCCTGCCCCTCTCCCACACGATGTAGTGCACTGCCGACGATGCTGCTACTCCAACGGCCGTCTCCCTTGGTGATCGCTGCATCGTGCTCCACCCTGCGACTCCCAGCAGACGACTGAGGCGCCCCTTGCTTCTCAACCAACCGGGCGGATATACTCGCGTCGGCTTCGGATCTCTGTGCTAGCTTCTGACGGCTCTCACAGACGAAAGAAGGGGACAGCACTTTGTCAGTCGACGAGGCAACTCGACTTCCTCGTCCTGCCCAAGCATCCGGTCGAAGCAGGGGATTCCGATCAACGGTGGTGTGTGAGGCAGCCACATGCGCCAGAGGCATACGATGCGGAGAGGCAGCCTGTGTGTGTCCCGACATTAACCGGGATGACGATGAAGGCAGTGAAGCATGCGAAGAAACTAAATGCGTGTAGCCGCGTGCAGAAGCCGCTGGGAAGTCTCCAAGAGGGTGGCGGAAAGACGGTAAAGCGGGTTGTAGGTGGGTAAGAGGCGGGCGCTGAATAAGCGACAGGGAGATACAGGATGCAGGCAGTCGTCTACTGGAGCATCTCAACGCTCCAGGCTGCTCATACGCAACGCCACGATGAGAAGCGAACGCACGTGCAGCTTCCAGTTGACAGAACCAGCCAAATGACATTTGCCGCTTGCGGCGCATTGCAACAGCGGAAAAAGGCAATCGTATCGGCGAGGAAATCTCCCACGCACTCGCGCATGAAAGGCTACCCATGCAACGATAGGGAAACGGATGTGTGTGCAGATGTAATGTATAAGTGCATTGTCAAATGTTTCAGCAGCTGCGAACCGCGAGCGTTGGCGCGAGTGGCAAATCTCAATCCGATGCGCGAGCTTTTTTCCTTGCTTATACGCGATTTGCTCTGCCTCATGTAGCTGACGTTTTGTGAGTTGAAGCTTACATGAGTGAATGCCACGTCCCACGCCCACGGCTCCACCACGCTTTCTTCTGTCATTGTAGGCCTGTGGACGACGTCAATAGAGACGACGAGTGTCAGTCGGCCTGTAATATAAGGCCTtatcgtctctgtctgcgtgcCCATCTTCAGGCTTTCGTCGCTTGTCTCCTCGAAAGCACACGCATAGCTCGATCCGTCCCGTTGGCACTCTTCTGCCACGCTACTCTCCGTCTGTCGTTGCTCTCCTGCGTCTTTCGCATTCTCCATTTtacggcgtcgcctgccttcttTCCTGGGGTCTCTCGCAGGTTCCTGCTCGTCTGTAAAGGACttcgaggcctccgccgcaagTGTGCACTCGTGTTGCGGATCGCCTGAGCTTGGTACAGGGCAATCGGGGGAAGATGGAGAACCGCCGGCCCCGTCTGGGGTCTCATGTGTGTTCACGGCAGCGCTGACATTTATCGCTTGCGTGCGAAGCCGCCGTGCCAAGGCCCCAAAAGGTGTGGGGCGCGGTCGACAGCGTCCTGAACGGGAAGCTGCTTGTACGACTCCAGAGACAGCAGGGGAAGCCTGGACCCCGGCTCCCGCGTCGTCTAGTCTTTTTTTCCCATCCTGTCCTCGTGCTGCCTTCCGGAGTTGCGGCCTTCGAAGCGAGGAGGTGTTCAGCGAAAGGGACAAGAACGGATTGCGTTTCGTCCGTTGTGCGGTCGCGAACGAAGCTGGACGACTCTCATAAAGGGAGAAAGACAGGGACGAACCTGTCGACGAGCCACTGCGGAGAGATTGTCGTCGTCCCTTCATGCCACGCTCCCTTCCAGTCGTCTTTTCATGCTgcccggcgcccgctgcgtctgctAAGCGCCCGTGGGTCCCCCGTCGCCACTTTAGCGAGCTCAGCAATCCTGGAGTCCAACGCAGCCTCTTTAGTCTCCCTCTGAGCGGGGCGTCGATCCGGTGACAGCCCtgagctgcggcagcttgAGACTCAGCGGACGCGCGGGGCCACGTGCCCTGGGCAGGGCGGAGACCCGCGTGACTCACCCGTTCGTGCGGCGTAGTTGTGCGCCTCCCCTCACGCGACGGGTCGTATGGTGGTGTGAGCTGGCGCTGGGAATGTGCATCCCAGTCCTCACTCTTAGACGCGTCACTCAGGTCCGACGAGTCCGCGCTCGGATCCTCCTTCTGGTCTGAATCCTTTGCCTGCTCTCGTGTTATGAACTCCTGACGAGGTGCCCGCCCCGGCCCTGCGGCAGGTATGCTCGCCTCCACCGGAAGCTCCACGAAGGGCTTAGGGACAACCCGATCCCatctctgctttctcttgGCGTCTCCGTTCCGTTGTGCCGATCGTCGAAGCGCTCCATCGGCGGATCGATTTCTCTCCacagagggcgcggacggGGATGCCGGGCGCGTGATCCAGTTGCCGGTTGCGATGTATGGCCCTGTAGACCATTCCTGGTCTAGGCCCCGTGTCTCACGTTGAATGGTGCCCAGgctcgcggcgagagacAGTCCGAGGGGGGGGAACGAGCCAGGGGTGAACGAAGGCGATTCGAAAGACTTTTGTTCGCACAGCCACAACCGCGAATTCGGTCTGAAAGGAAGGGCGAACACATGCGGGTTTCGTGGGTTAGCGATATGGATAGGGAGAACGGAAGTGAATGCCAGCACGCCTTCCGATTGCTCCCGAGGGACGTGCTCCGAGTTAGATATCTGCCTTTTTTTTAACACTCTGTATTTCTTCTCTTTGCGATGTATCTCATATCGACATGCGTGTGTCTCATGTCGTTCTCCCCCAGTGTCGTGTCTCTGACCTATGCATTTCCTTTTGTGACCGTGGTACCGTCCATGACATTCCGCCTCTCGTTGACTGTTGCAGAACACAGGAAAGACAGTCGCCGCTCCAAGTGATGTATCAACTCTGGCTAAATCCATACAGCTTACCTCTTTGCAAACGTCGCACAAACGTCTTCTACGGTTATGCGAATAGAGATAGCGCATATGCGAATACACTCAATTCTCAGGCGCATTTCAACAGTACCCGCAGCCCCGCCTAAGCTGCCCCATATAATGTCCAAGATGGATAACTTTGCTTGTTCGTGCGGTTTCTCCCCTGGGCGCGGTATCTTTATCTTCTGCCCCTCGTCATCCTCTGTCAATTTCTGTCGACGCCAGTGACCTTCCAGTCTTCGCTTATCAACGTTGTCACGGTCTTGTCTCGAACGCACAGCAGTACGCTCTCTGGCGAGATGGAGTTCCCCTGGATATGAATTATTGTGGGGGTTTGAAGGCGTCAGCAGAGACGAAACTTCAGACGAAGATAGCTGAAAGTTCGAGTTaccgcgcgtctctcgcatTCCGCAGCTCTCCGCCGCATCGCTCCTCTGTGTAGTGCTTCGTCCTTTTCTGTGCAGTAGGGCGCTTGGGGTATTTTTCACCTCCCGGATTCGGTCCAGCTGTTCCGTGCGCTGTGACACAGTATCACTCATCACTCCCCGCATTTCAACATCTGCGTCTATATACAATTGCCCGGCCTCTTTGCACTCTCGTACATCACGAGAATACGAATCGCAGCGTCCCCTTCCTACCCTTTCACCCGCCCTCTGGGAGGTCCCTGTTTCTGCACGTGCGCCGTCTCTTGTTGGTTCACAGCTGTCGGCTTCGACACTCTCCAACGGTCTTCGACCGGCGTCACGTTGCCTCAGGTCAATCGTCTTTGCGCGAGGAACGTCCGATGAAGATGCACGCGGGTTTGCGCATCTTCGGTGCCCCCCCTGTCGGCATCCTTCGCCCTCGTGCTCACGAGAGGTTCTTGAGGGCCCTTTTGCGCTATCCAGCTGTAACCGGACTGATGGCAGTGTTTCTGAGTGTGCGCACGCCGAATGCGGTGCGGCCGAACGGAACGAGTGAGACAGGTCGCTTCCAAGTCCTGTTAGTTTCTTCGATTCCCTCGCATGTCTCCCTCTGCCACACGTGCAGGCGTCGGGGCTACTCGCCGACCCGTCGGGGCCGTCCACACGATGGGTCTCGTCGGACAGACCGGTCGCGCGACCGCTCGTTCCTGCCGCATTCTTCGAGGGGCTCCCGGTCTGTCCCTGGTCGGGGCACGAGTCCCCTGGAGGGTCACCGGCGGGCGTGTGTGAGCGGCCAGCGCGAGTGTCCTGCAGATTGGCGAGTTTGTCCACGCTGCTGGTTCTATTCGCAAGCCGTCCCACTCCTGTAGACACCAGCTCTTGCTTGGAGACAGTTTCTCGACCGTGGGGCGCCTCCCGCGATGGAAGCGGGCCCGCGTGCTGAGCGTCGTATGTCAAGGCAGATCTCATCACACGGTCGCCTAGAGTCAGGGCGCTGTGAAGCagtgcgcgcgcagcttgCCTGGTGGCATTCCCCCGGGCGGATGCCGCGTGGAAAGGCGATGAATCGCTAGGCATCAACACCAGGTCTTGCTGTTGCCGGCTTCCTCGTCGGTtcgcaggagaagaaggagtaGAGGAAGGGCGAAAAAAAGCCGAGATCGGATTCTTCCTCCGAAAGAGGTAACGCTCTCCGCAGTAGGCCTCCGAGTCGCTCACAACCGCTCGTCTCCCGCTGCGTTCGGTGCACCGTTGAAGGCGCTCGCACGAGTCAgcaggagaggcggagagagagcccGAAGATCGTGGATGATCCGCCGGTCTTTCACGCCGCGTTGGGCATGGACTCAGCAAAGGTGAGAGCAACGACCAACGTTTACTTGAGGTGGAGGCGGTCTCGCAGGGTTCGAATGAatcgctgccgccttcggcggCAGGACCAGGCGTGGTGACATGTTCAAGGAACGCCAAGAAAACAACCGAGAGGGCACGCAGATGAGCCAGATCATCACCCGAAATGGACACCTACGCGCACAGCCAGAAAGCGAGAAGACCATAGAGAGATGGAGGGTGTGGTGTGCCGAAGCGCTGCCTTCGCAGAAATCCGTGTTAGAGCTTCTATAAATGTCCTAGCTCCTGTACTCTGCCGGATCTAAGGCCATCGCCAAAGCGCCTATGGTCTTCTGGGCTACCTCATATcgcagagacgacagcgCTCCGAGCGCCTTCACGACTCTGTTTCAACTCTTGCCCCAAACGAGATGCGTCCCTCTCGCGTCCCGCATAACATCTACTGTTTTCGACGACCGTGGAGAAAAGCTTACCACCACTGGATCAACATCGATCTCGACTCCGAACGCGACTTCCTGTTGTCTTTCCTTCAGTCTTGCAGGACTACGAGCCCTGTCCCGAGGGACGCCTgcccctcgcgcttcgctgccgagctgcgccgcacgCTTTGCATCGTAAAACATGCCTGATGTCCTTGCATCGGCCTGCGTTGCCTCGCGCGGAGCAGGAGACCGCCACATGCTCCCAATTCGCACCGTCGTCCTTCCGTCCTCGGGCGCATCACAGTGCCTTTCTGGCGCCTCGTCAGCCACGGAAATGGTGTCCTCTCCATCCTTCTGAGTTCCATCACTCATGGGCTCACTGAagctctcttctttttcagcAGACATCTCCTTCGCCGGGCAACTCTTAGAGCGGGTGCCACAGCCGCTGCTTTGTCGATACGTGTCCcctgtgtctgtctctgtgccTTCAACTTTTGCGTGTCTCATGTGTGttctccgctcgcctctcaGCAGTCGGGATTGACCTTGTCGT
Above is a window of Besnoitia besnoiti strain Bb-Ger1 chromosome Unknown contig00007, whole genome shotgun sequence DNA encoding:
- a CDS encoding uncharacterized protein (encoded by transcript BESB_074590), with amino-acid sequence MQTTSSSSFLISLSLGSRSRPSTGLSSQLHTDALALHASQSPAGLAQRPTGMTGSEPSEGNRRRRGEKEEDKTAGERREVPYEDRERPRGDITDEEKRFRHPRERPDVDGGLSDLSEEDKDPPSSSLDSRHSPHMANEVTGAECLQGDTQTVTAQSPASGPGVDGAKRDPLRRSRRDNAIPPADGVLKRRATERLDVDGEGVVPNGKRQEASRETEPAHTSSSASSVQRSGTLRSLERSASAMQDPRGAWAVDWRRVPAGQSLILPQDEDARILPIAIRMELLGLTFEIGDFVLNSSHVDVRHLPISLPQMRRHADGSGESDGLCGEQQREGKAWHDDVSMRPLLRHGPLGSGGDRFLDEDEAIPFSHDTVEWNHQSGLPNRHALRHTLLRDEQGSGRRSDSDRNNRLLNRLTYGRRATSGGLSGRAPSLPSATTESLKPPEILPHPNVARLAAATAGSMVVEPKSTGDELKTQRTGASSPRVYGGSSDAFANSYSELDECRGLPHSGLDISPTPAATESACSIPNETCQRLPATGDVSLGPDSSCITHCLFASPRRDAQLDRAVTSAGEPVCWRLLVRPAGHRNGSQGTSKSTGSVPGEFAAQRLQPESHDATREDEEEAQPNTTHRTYVGLSALRSGSCGKVLDETDWQELQAHGTDTGACTTTSRILRTSPLAPLRPAGVAAQRGDSSDPAAAVEEPKPATRGIPALGLPGERWSAVINADSTSRQVDTLLPGASPSAVNLRRHSPSGPSLNPGAGLCMENNRSIPSTHLGSALLLPVPAQASGDELTNSAVVPLLADANGGFVNLPLTWLLPRAVVANELRSMSRRSCHETRRTLGAKWSQRMADEDHSAVLPGDHAAGGDSLSCPYSSAPVAAAQPLSHARCSAAAGDAIGAPKTGVAPKSTLLAHCWRNRSRAGRQALASSPFCCSHFIFYKTKLSTKS
- a CDS encoding uncharacterized protein (encoded by transcript BESB_074600), yielding MGTLPGSTLRQHLGAGSWARGSPRSQTADTTLRRAADLHATNVYFPFKWSVAAQASFLHVECLLPCVASSPYPPHLRPLISATVAGRGGSFAARSRKPSATKPPLVRLDENSRPQSEQGRQLAASLSSSAACGTVQPRRELLPSQSQFQGKSRVLNMLSKPPGSSTVPADAQRLRCARLKSAPFCLLEGARQHAQLPGSTLGLHAQASTSIVPPVILPPMSVRSPSRAQAGTASPSLLLTFGLHASFQQTCGTSAWMDELETQKRGPSSLLQSGRIQGETPQACAGSFGAPRPADWTKSVSFRHRDNAGLPSPRRYETNRKSGKDVRAGIKCANIRANNQALRVSLSHASITLVSPFHAASHKRSILAHERAPPRSQSLHWSSGADLLPRPSAASRARLIANLWHGQRPQSPLKCRGNCSRRLSRCREAPGILGGAKVSGSDWTHWQAAQGASNGERGRHRTGEVDDSLNVVRALDGRIQSTYEEKTGVRSRGTSELSSFLADCRRATADGLSRGVPLQGELEDAISEVSTLAQGVQGFAWLRTASRRVLAYGFAVRLGARLLQNQKNEPLLTCAVPFDTSPPLHGSTDSNFQVYEGERLSKTSSSAAPGAYNQARRRPCSLEEAQRGHVQKAPMEERKMMHGVAAAKRAAAGTSEESLMPYPQTLQRPGAAYLPRPVTGGLRRGSNHVGTPSAACAGAAVLVLLLGRQGQSRLLRGERRTHMRHAKVEGTETDTGDTYRQSSGCGTRSKSCPAKEMSAEKEESFSEPMSDGTQKDGEDTISVADEAPERHCDAPEDGRTTVRIGSMWRSPAPREATQADARTSGMFYDAKRAAQLGSEARGAGVPRDRARSPARLKERQQEVAFGVEIDVDPVVVSISGDDLAHLRALSVVFLAFLEHVTTPGPAAEGGSDSFEPCETASTSSKRWSLLSPLLSPCPTRRERPADHPRSSGSLSASPADSCERLQRCTERSGRRAVVSDSEAYCGERYLFRRKNPISAFFRPSSTPSSPANRRGSRQQQDLVLMPSDSSPFHAASARGNATRQAARALLHSALTLGDRVMRSALTYDAQHAGPLPSREAPHGRETVSKQELVSTGVGRLANRTSSVDKLANLQDTRAGRSHTPAGDPPGDSCPDQGQTGSPSKNAAGTSGRATGLSDETHRVDGPDGSASSPDACTCGRGRHARESKKLTGLGSDLSHSFRSAAPHSACAHSETLPSVRLQLDSAKGPSRTSREHEGEGCRQGGHRRCANPRASSSDVPRAKTIDLRQRDAGRRPLESVEADSCEPTRDGARAETGTSQRAGERVGRGRCDSYSRDVRECKEAGQLYIDADVEMRGVMSDTVSQRTEQLDRIRESTRGGMSWTVPRSQKEMHRPNSRLWLCEQKSFESPSFTPGSFPPLGLSLAASLGTIQRETRGLDQEWSTGPYIATGNWITRPASPSAPSVERNRSADGALRRSAQRNGDAKRKQRWDRVVPKPFVELPVEASIPAAGPGRAPRQEFITREQAKDSDQKEDPSADSSDLSDASKSEDWDAHSQRQLTPPYDPSREGRRTTTPHERVSHAGLRPAQGTWPRASAESQAAAAQGCHRIDAPLRGRLKRLRWTPGLLSSLKWRRGTHGRLADAAGAGQHEKTTGRERGMKGRRQSLRSGSSTGSSLSFSLYESRPASFATAQRTKRNPFLSLSLNTSSLRRPQLRKAARGQDGKKRLDDAGAGVQASPAVSGVVQAASRSGRCRPRPTPFGALARRLRTQAINVSAAVNTHETPDGAGGSPSSPDCPVPSSGDPQHECTLAAEASKSFTDEQEPARDPRKEGRRRRKMENAKDAGEQRQTESSVAEECQRDGSSYACAFEETSDESLKMGTQTETIRPYITGRLTLVVSIDVVHRPTMTEESVVEPWAWDVAFTHRPPLTHLQPALPSFRHPLGDFPAASARGYTHLVSSHASLPSSSSRLMSGHTQAASPHRMPLAHVAASHTTVDRNPLLRPDAWAGRGSRVASSTDKVLSPSFVCESRQKLAQRSEADASISARLVEKQGAPQSSAGSRRVEHDAAITKGDGRWSSSIVGSALHRVGEGQACRARFPSDPRNHTGEVPLSGRRDSRNVDKFGWHLAAFQGKRKPPNGSSRTADEAGAHEDEANAEEGKAKTVQIDKRPTFLSVPSRAPRLVMETMGRRPTPPKSSAAGQRRAQRDGDSKEDSADAEVRFLTRFSWLNVTVAPLVMDAFVETADAVDDGRKRLKSALCRRYHSCVVSPNAHDGDNSGVQMEGEAKHRCTRLISSAPSSKPCALSLMAAAVDSASIPLHASRGCTPFIVRKVLLQAFFRSLGGAAARPSLLSSAGIDVQDGRLRSWRDPLLQSMEGERGREAVGPRIGGWHAANKDGHVREHAESCEEKNIRALGRLAQDPSGNLKIGESDIRPDIEEIQQTHTPPELYRQADAPRDSPPRQMLSSAARILRRSMTPSQGCGT